One Xiphophorus maculatus strain JP 163 A chromosome 15, X_maculatus-5.0-male, whole genome shotgun sequence genomic window, ATTGATATATGGGTCATCAAACAGTAATAATAATCCCTGATCCCAGCTAAGCTCACCTGATATCCCTGCACAAACGGATCCAGAATGCTGGTGAGGAACGCCAGCGTCCGGTGGCCCCTGTCTGTGACCAGCACCTCCTGCTGGTGAACCTGGAGAACTGCGCTTTTCACCAGCAGGTAGCAAGCTTCTTCAAAGTCCTGGGAATCAGGCAGACATAAAcaacagtaaatacaaaaacatttaaaacgtCTGGTCGGTGAAACGTTCGCTGGGTTTCAGATCTCCTCACCTGAACTTCGGCTCCGGGACGAAGGATGAACTCGTTAGAAAACATGTTCCTCAAGAAGCTGAAGGCGTTGAAGATCTCCTCtggaaaacagaacagaaataaagaacagGCTTCGAACATTTattgaaagaataaaatatgtaagGATCTATGCTAATAGCTAGTAGCTACTAGCCAGCAGTAGTACCAACTTCTATTAGCTAGTAGCTAGTAGTACTAACTGCTAGTGGCTAGAAGCTACTAGTAGCTAGTGTCTAGTAGCACTAACTGATAATAGCTAGTAGCTACTAGTCAGTAGTAGTACCAACTTCTATTAGCCAGTAGCACTAACTGCTAGTGGCTAGAAGCTACTAACGACTAGTGGTTAGAAGCTACTAGTAGCAAGGAGCTAGTAGCTAGTAGTACTAACTGCTGGTGGCTAGCAGCTAGATGCTACTATTAGCTAGCAGCGGCAAAAGGctgagagcagaagaagagtcatCCTCACGTTTCCTGCTGCCGGCGACAGAGTGGATGGCGGAGGCCAGCAGCGCGGCCCGGATGAAGACGTGCAGCACCTGGTTCCTGTAGGAGGCGCAGGAGAGCACCACCACTGCCTTGCTCAAGAGCTCTTCCTCCGGCGTCATCGCAGGCGGAGGAAACCctgatcagaaaaaaacacttctgtttgattttatgaCTTTCCATCAGAGCTTTGAACCTGAAAAAGTCTCcatgaaataaagtgaaaccTGGCTCCAAGTTCAGCTGCACTCTCCCCTCAGAGACCCTCACCAGGCTGCGATGGAGGGAAAGGCTGGAGGAAACGACTCTGGAGGGAGGAATGTggtctggagaggaagaggagcagaaacgATCTCATTAAACTGCATCAGCTGTACtaccttaaaaaacaacaacaagaaactgaaagaaaaactgaagttttagGTGCCAGTTGAAAAGAATGTAGCCTCCTAAGAAAAATAACTGTGTTAACATTTTGCAGAAGAAAGaattattaaaagcaaaatgctgtGCCTTGCTAAAGCATTCAAACCCTTTCTTTGGATTTTACTAAGACTtcacaaaccaacacaaaagagTTCAGAATTATAAATTGAAAGTTAGATACCAGAGCTTTTACTGTTTCTGACAAAAAATTAcgattttacaaaatgtgtatttgtacATTAgtcattgtagatagaaaaagattaaatttctacaaaaaactcagaaagtttgagactaatttcagaaaatttctagaattTCTtattctgagtttcaaaagttgaaaatgttcaaagtttgaAACTCAGACATTTCTCCAAACTTCTAGCAAGTTTTTGACTACTCAATTTTTCTAGGAGCtattagattaatctcaacatttctgagttttttgccAGAAAGTtactctttgttttaaaaaaaaaaacatctagagTATCCATACTAAGCTGTTGTGAAAACAGTTTAGATGTtatgataaaaaatgtattggttcattttttattattatttttacttttttatcatCTTCCCTCCAACTCTCTGGGGCCCCGTTAGCCTGCCATGGCGGCCCCCTCAATGCCCTCGACCCCCactttgagaaacactgctctgTATAATCTATTTTTTCTGCACCTCCAGTAAAAATGTCTATTTCTCTGACTGcttgttatttttaatcttttctcttGTACAgcatcttttataaataaaatgttttattattaatattattgttattgttgctGTGTTGCCTTAGTAACTGGACCGGTACCGTACCGGGCCAGTGAAGGAAGGCTCCAAACTGGCGGGACAGATCCCGGAGCCAGACGGCTTGTTCAGTCAGGTCTTCCACCAGTACTCCCAGTTTGTTCCCAGCAGCCTGGTTCTGGAGCAGCAGGGCGGCCAGAAGGACCCAGGGCTTCAGAACCATGTTCTCCTCCTGGGACCGGACCAGCCTGAAGGCCGAGTCGTTCACAAAGTCCTGGATTCCCTCTGAGGGCTTCCTGGGGATGTGCctgaaaaaacccccacaaacaaacagctgaGTCAGGTTTACCTGAAGGTGATCAATAACCAAAGATATTCTCAGTATTGATCGGTGATTATTACTGAATATAATGTCAGAACATGGAGTTCGTTAAAGTTCAAagataaactttaaacaaagtttaaatatgagttgtgtaaaaacaagaaagaaaaaagagggaGGAATGAAAGGCACgtaggaagaaaggaaggaaataaaaaatgaaagaaggaaggaaggaaggaaggaaggaaggaaggaaggaaggaaggaaggaaggaaggaaggaaggaaggaaggaaggaaggaaggaaggaaggaaggaaggaaggaaggaaggaaggaaggaaggaaaaatgaaaGTAAGGAGGGAAGGAGAcggaagaaagaaaggaataaaataaataaagaaagaatgaaGTAACAAAGGAAAGAAGCAAAGGAAGAAGGAAAGCAAGAAGGTAGGAATGAAGgataaaaagaaaggaatgaCAAGTTAAAATGATGGATGAAAGgaagaatggaagaaaaaacaaaaggaaaggaggaaggatgaaaagaaagaaagtcacAAAgtaggaaagaaggaaggataaaaagggagaaaagaaggtaaaatgactgaacaaatgaacgaatgaaacaaatgaatgaatgaatgctgGTACCGCGGTGTCAGGTTGAACTGGGAGCGGTCCACTCTGCCCTCAGCCAGACTCCTGGCAGAAACCGGCTGGCCGAAGTAGACGTGGATGCTGCCGTAGTTTTCACTCAGGATCTTCCTGGCTTTAAACAAACCCTGCAGGAAGCAAACAGAGGAGCTTCAGTTCTAGAGAAACACATTCAGATCcagaaaaactggaaaagagTCCAGTCCAGAGAGACATGTCAtacaaaactcacattttatATGTTCTTATACTTCaatgcttctaaaaacaatccAAGCACTTTAAAAAGACACCTAGCAAtgttttggcaataagtttatgtttttatggtgtctggaaaatgagccgtttcaaaaacctcctgaataACAGATTAACAAACACACTTGCCCAAAAGTGTGTTTTGGATAATGATACAATATTATtagcttttatatatatatttttttttttcaaatgttatttctaGTTAGTTTTTTTCTACACTGTACTTTTTGTTATGTCCACTTGCTGCTTAAATTTCCCGCTTGTGGAACTGATAGAgtttttttaagtcacattCTACGGGCattgcaccgttacctagcaacctcagccagCCCAgggccgttacctagcaacctcagccagCCCAgggccgttacctagcaacacaagcTGAGTTCCGGCACTTTTGGTCTGccgtttttaaaattttagacCGTTTATAATggtaaattttacttttttctgacATCTCCCAAGACAAACTTATGAAAAAGAACTGACTATCTCAATATCTAAGAATGGTTTTGTACCAAAAGACAatttatgaacatgttttgtataggccagAGACCTATCtgaacctgttcaaggaagcataataggttaCTTTTAGAAGTAACTTTAAGCAGTGATCCAGCACTGATGAGGTTTGGTGTTCAGGACTCACAGAAGTGGACTCTTTGGGCTTCGGGACGCCCAGCAGCTCTCTGGCGTAGAGCGCCTCCTCCAGGATCCGCTCGTAGCTGATGCTGACCGGCACCAGGCTGATGTCGAACACTTCCCCCTTCAGGAAGGGATCCATCACGATGTTCAGCAGACCTGCAACCCGACAAAATCATCTCACCTGGACTCGTACTCTTTACCCCACACATAAACTCAACCACGTTTCAAGGTAcgttttcaaacatttccagcACCACGTTGGAGATAAATATAATATGAAACAGATTGTTTCAATTCACAATTATCTGATATAATTTActactgttattaataatatCTTGTGATCTTATTTTACATTCCACAGCAGggacaaaaaaactaaaatatagaTTACAAAACAGACATAAGAGTTTTATTAACCTCCTGCAGAATAATTTACCTAACTTTGGAGTCAGGGATTTGGCTGTTCTGCTTCTTGTGCCCTCCAGAAAAAACTCAACAGGTGCAAAGCCATTCTGGAATTAGAAAAACAGTTTAGGAAAAGcttaaaatgcagtaaaagtTTAACAAAGATTTCCTGAGTGTGTGTGAAGCCTTTTCACCTTCAGCATGATCTTGACGTACTCGGAGAAAACAGTCCAGTAAAGTTTGTCTCCACCAAACGATCTCCGAATAAAGAAAGCTCCGGACATTCGCAGCATCTCCCCGACGATCTTCATTCCCATGAAGTCTGCAGAGAAACTCTAGAAAGTTGGAGCTGGACGATTCGGCTGACAAATTTATCATGATACAAGCATTTTTTATCAGTCGACACCGACTGAAAGGAAATATGGACTCACCCATGCCAGCAGCAATGACTGGTAGAGCTAAATCATAGGTGTAGAGGATGTAGGACATGAGGAGAAAGTCCATGTAGCTGCGGTGACTCGGGAGAAGAACCACCGGCTGTTCCTGGATGGTCTGTTGCAGCTGAGAACAGATCAAAGTTAGCCATGTTTCCTCATTCTGCGTCTCCCTGATGGGTCTACTCACTCTCTGGATGCCCTCCTCGTTTACACAGATGCTCCTGAACAgagttttaaagattttactgAGCGTGAAAGCAAAGAAGCGGATTGTGCTAAGCTGCAAGCGGTGAGCCATCTCCTCCAAGATGGCCTCCGCCTCCGACTGGATCTCATCTGTGGCCGTGCCCGTCTCCTTGGAAACCTAAAAGAGAAatcacaaaatcacaaaaatctgAGAAACGCATTCCTTGTTAGTTCAAAGACAATATCTGCCGCCATGACATCTTTTAGCTTGGAAACAACAATGCCTCCATATTGAACGTAATAGAgggcacatccacacacacatgaaATGTGGAGTAATGCTGTGATTCTGGATATTATTGTTGCAATCCTGACTTCACCTGATTGATGACATAAAGCAGCTGGTCAGACTGCAGCACCATGGTTTTGAGTTGGCTGGCTGTGCAAGGAGTCAGTCCTTTATAGAGAGCGGGAGTGTAACACCTGAGGGCATATCTCAGGTCGCTGGtgttcctcctctcctccaggaTGTCCTCAAAGTCATCTCTCTTCTTCAGCATCGGATCTCTATGctgttaaaataatgaaaaactcaATTACTTGGCATGAAAATACCTAAAGATTTGTATTCCCTAAACATAACATTTAGATCCTACTAACTGAGCATGCtcaaacgattaatcaaattaatcattaTTCAAATAATCGTTAACTAAGTGAGTGatcgattaatcaataactggaATATAATATGcactcaaaaaaggccatttgctgaacaAAATAGCATAGCACTAATTAATctaaaactgtataaaatacatataaatattgcCCTAAGAATGAAAACACCTTATCTGTAAGTATGTTTTACTGAAAACTCCTCTGGTGGCATTCAAATTCTccaaaggaatgctgttattgcattttaggcaataaaatctttatttattttatttttaaaaatgaattaaataatttgtttatttgcattttgtaatttatttcttatataaaaagacaaaagtcattaaaaagaaaagtctgcAGTATATGTAGtggtgattaatcaattaattgattactcgTCACcgattgttaaaataattgtaaattgCAACCCTCGCTAATATTTACAGCTAATATAAAAGCCTACCGCTAGAAATTATGCtacttttttaaagtacattttgctTTGGATCACAACTTTTCAAACTGCTTCATAGTACattaagataaattaattttatgttataaaaatgttgtaaacgttcttaatttcaaagtttaaGTACACAATCCTGGtcaaatctgaatttttatAAAACTGGTTTTCACTTGTGAATTCAGCATAAATTTGTTAGCATTAAATCGATTAAAGATAATTAAATCGACTAAGGtgctaaaaatacaaatgaatagaaaacacaaataaagatACGAATACATGGATGTTTTCGTCGAAATTAGCAACAACAGACACTGGGAACACGGGCGTTGCTCGTTTAATAACATTATCTAAAGCATaatatcagtttttaaattccGAGTAAATAAAACCCTCACAGCTCCGTGTTTCTCTCAGTCAAACCTATAAAGCAGCAATGTAAAggtaaaaatgcaataattcacCGTTTGAATGAAATATCAGGTGTTCAGAAACAGAGGGCACAGCTAGCTCAACAAGCTGACAAGCACAACACGCATACCGAATAAACCGCTTTGGACGCCATTTTGTGTTACGAACCAACCGGCTGCATTCAATAGAAATGTTTTCGGGTTAATATGTTGTTATCTTGTCTTTCTGTTTAACACTTTTGACACTAATAGCAGCTGCAGAGCTTCACATGGGCGTGAGCATAGTGGAAAATGACGTTTCAGGGGCATCTTTTCACTTCCGGACTTCTTCACCTACGGTAGCTGGAAAGGACCACTCCGCTCCGCTAGTGTGTTCCGCGTTGTGGTATCACGTGTGTTGTTATTCATAAAACAAGTTAGCCacacattttgtgttgttttcttttaactttctTGAGTTCACCATCTGAAAATGAGTTCAGAGTTAGATGAGGACTGTTTGTTTCTGGAGCGGGTTCTGGATTCACTTTATGAGTTTGGTAAGCTTTataagctaatgctagctcTGTTAGCTGACTTTAGCTCTCCTGTTTTATGACACAACAGTAACGGAAAGATCAGGAATCTTTCGTTTTTAtctcattttgtattttaacttgACCAAATGTCAAACTAGCTGAAACCGACTGATGAAGTAATaacttaataataatttaatttgtaaagcGCTTTCATTCAAAGGGATGAAcagacaaaattaaacattgcagattaaaaacaataaaacaccaaGAAGGCAATAAAACCAGTATAGAGTGAACAAGTGGGTCTTTAATTTACCTTTCAGATCATTCacataagtatttttttttattattcacctTCATTAAaaacttattgttttatttaccaaaaaaagcTCAATTTAATGAGGGATAAGAGTTACAAAGAACAGTACTTACACATTCAATTTACAAATATATCCAGTTATTAAAGTACAAACCTCTTGTTAGTATTCAACGTTTGTAATACTATAAACAGTGAAAACTacgcaatttaaaaaaaaagaaacttaaacaTTAATTGTAGACATTCATAAAGTCTTCCACCGCTTTTTGTTGAGGgtcttgtttcctgttttagagtgtttatgtctgttagTTATTTCTcgtgtggaaatgttttattttgtttgttttgcttcttttaataTCACGTGAGTTGCATAATGAGGCTTTTTTGACAAAGGATGAAATTTCATGTTTACACCTTCATGGATTGTGCTGATGTTGATGAATgtcctaataaaataaattaaattatgttttcaataaatgaagaaatagtGTGTTAATATCTTCTGGGGCTTTAGTTAGATCTGTTTCATGttcattgttttgatttttgtttcaggatcagaaacaaaaaagaagctcaaaacccaaaagaagaaaaaacgaaaacaatgtgaagaagaagaagaagaaaaacttcatGCAGTGAAGAAAACCTGCAGCGACGATGAAGGCAGCAGAAATGCTGAGATTCAGCAACCAAACATCGAACTGAAAGGTTAAAATTCATCATTTATTACTAAAAAGGGCTTAAATTTGTTTATCTTAAATTATGTCCTGAATGTATAGAGCTAAATTAGAGCCATACATtgttcaaaagagaaaaaaaatttaactgaaaaattttgaaactgagaaaaatgttttgaaactgaaaaaaaaaattctaaaccacttttcagattcaaggtctttttttttgtttcagaataaattttcagttaaatttttttttttttttttacttttgaacaaactttatggccccaatttatCTCCATATGAATGAGCTGGAGTTTGGTGTTAAATTTACACCATAGCTGACTTCAAAGGGCTAAACTGAAATCTTTAATTGATCAGAAACCCTGTAGTTATCTTCACATTCCTTATTAGTGTCTGTAGgttatttttctgattattttttatttaattcatcaGATTCAAATGTCCAGCTGCAGAACAAAGTGGAGGTTGTCACATTTCAGGATCCCaggaagaaaatcaaaaccaaaCCGTCTCCAGTCTCAACCAGGATCCCAGTTAAATCACCACAGGTTggtctaaataaaatgtttacctaAGATTTATCTTGTTTTGATTAAGTGATGTGGTTTaactaaaacaatattttttttaatgctacaAACTTCTGACTAGGTGTGTTTCTTAcaatgaaaactttattttgttactgAATGAACTCCATACAACCTCCTATTTCCCTGTTTCTCTGGTCATCTCTTATTTCCatcacttttcttcttctcttgtctTCATCGCCTTCGGGCGCCGCGCTCGTCACGCCCAGGACTCTCGGCAAGCAGAGCAGGAACAAATCAACCAGGAAGAACAGCTCAGTTTGGAAAAGGTGACGttatttaattagattttactgGGATCTCGACTGCGTTTATTTTCGGCTGTGTGTTGGgaccattgtagatagaaaaaaaagaagagggacTGAATTTCTACCAAAAAACCAAGAAATGTTGATATTGATCTCcagcattttctaaaaaaaaaaaaaaaaaaagaacttggacatttctgagtttgtcaAAAATTAGCAAGAAAACtcaaatttctagaaaaaaaaacaaggacatttctgagcaaaaaataaataaatacataaaaaactagacatttctgactttgaaaaattGAAAGTTTGCTAGAACAAACCTCAGAAATTGGAAGATGTAAGAGCCAGTTAATGGGGAATTCatatagaataataatttagattaaaaatgtataaatatgcttaatttaattttaagaaattcatGATGAGTATATTTTCTGGAATGTACAACTTAGTTAATAGAAAGggatacttttattgtgaaaagtaattttggctTCCACTACGTAATGCATAACATTAACATTGCCCGTATGCACGTTTGAGGTCAGATTGCAGTTGGATACGGTGGAAGCAACACAATTTTTTGACCGATCTGTACC contains:
- the gnpat gene encoding dihydroxyacetone phosphate acyltransferase isoform X1, whose protein sequence is MASKAVYSHRDPMLKKRDDFEDILEERRNTSDLRYALRCYTPALYKGLTPCTASQLKTMVLQSDQLLYVINQVSKETGTATDEIQSEAEAILEEMAHRLQLSTIRFFAFTLSKIFKTLFRSICVNEEGIQRVSRPIRETQNEETWLTLICSQLQQTIQEQPVVLLPSHRSYMDFLLMSYILYTYDLALPVIAAGMDFMGMKIVGEMLRMSGAFFIRRSFGGDKLYWTVFSEYVKIMLKNGFAPVEFFLEGTRSRTAKSLTPKLGLLNIVMDPFLKGEVFDISLVPVSISYERILEEALYARELLGVPKPKESTSGLFKARKILSENYGSIHVYFGQPVSARSLAEGRVDRSQFNLTPRHIPRKPSEGIQDFVNDSAFRLVRSQEENMVLKPWVLLAALLLQNQAAGNKLGVLVEDLTEQAVWLRDLSRQFGAFLHWPDHIPPSRVVSSSLSLHRSLVRVSEGRVQLNLEPGFPPPAMTPEEELLSKAVVVLSCASYRNQVLHVFIRAALLASAIHSVAGSRKQEIFNAFSFLRNMFSNEFILRPGAEVQDFEEACYLLVKSAVLQVHQQEVLVTDRGHRTLAFLTSILDPFVQGYQMVCRFLCEEAAESLTEKQFVPGVRKFFIKHLLTGGLKYVEVLSSDLQKNALAALLRLGAVQKLRGGADEGTLKVNTVMVNSLEDTLGGKLPTQKPLAARL
- the gnpat gene encoding dihydroxyacetone phosphate acyltransferase isoform X2 — its product is MASKAVYSHRDPMLKKRDDFEDILEERRNTSDLRYALRCYTPALYKGLTPCTASQLKTMVLQSDQLLYVINQVSKETGTATDEIQSEAEAILEEMAHRLQLSTIRFFAFTLSKIFKTLFRSICVNEEGIQRLQQTIQEQPVVLLPSHRSYMDFLLMSYILYTYDLALPVIAAGMDFMGMKIVGEMLRMSGAFFIRRSFGGDKLYWTVFSEYVKIMLKNGFAPVEFFLEGTRSRTAKSLTPKLGLLNIVMDPFLKGEVFDISLVPVSISYERILEEALYARELLGVPKPKESTSGLFKARKILSENYGSIHVYFGQPVSARSLAEGRVDRSQFNLTPRHIPRKPSEGIQDFVNDSAFRLVRSQEENMVLKPWVLLAALLLQNQAAGNKLGVLVEDLTEQAVWLRDLSRQFGAFLHWPDHIPPSRVVSSSLSLHRSLVRVSEGRVQLNLEPGFPPPAMTPEEELLSKAVVVLSCASYRNQVLHVFIRAALLASAIHSVAGSRKQEIFNAFSFLRNMFSNEFILRPGAEVQDFEEACYLLVKSAVLQVHQQEVLVTDRGHRTLAFLTSILDPFVQGYQMVCRFLCEEAAESLTEKQFVPGVRKFFIKHLLTGGLKYVEVLSSDLQKNALAALLRLGAVQKLRGGADEGTLKVNTVMVNSLEDTLGGKLPTQKPLAARL
- the gnpat gene encoding dihydroxyacetone phosphate acyltransferase isoform X3, producing MASKAVYSHRDPMLKKRDDFEDILEERRNTSDLRYALRCYTPALYKGLTPCTASQLKTMVLQSDQLLYVINQVSKETGTATDEIQSEAEAILEEMAHRLQLSTIRFFAFTLSKIFKTLFRSICVNEEGIQRVSRPIRETQNEETWLTLICSQLQQTIQEQPVVLLPSHRSYMDFLLMSYILYTYDLALPVIAAGMDFMGMKIVGEMLRMSGAFFIRRSFGGDKLYWTVFSEYVKIMLKNGFAPVEFFLEGTRSRTAKSLTPKLGLLNIVMDPFLKGEVFDISLVPVSISYERILEEALYARELLGVPKPKESTSGLFKARKILSENYGSIHVYFGQPVSARSLAEGRVDRSQFNLTPRHIPRKPSEGIQDFVNDSAFRLVRSQEENMVLKPWVLLAALLLQNQAAGNKLGVLVEDLTEQAVWLRDLSRQFGAFLHWPDHIPPSRVVSSSLSLHRSLVRVSEGRVQLNLEPGFPPPAMTPEEELLSKAVVVLSCASYRNQVLHVFIRAALLASAIHSVAGSRKREDDSSSALSLLPLLANSSI
- the c15h1orf131 gene encoding uncharacterized protein C1orf131 homolog, whose product is MSSELDEDCLFLERVLDSLYEFGSETKKKLKTQKKKKRKQCEEEEEEKLHAVKKTCSDDEGSRNAEIQQPNIELKDSNVQLQNKVEVVTFQDPRKKIKTKPSPVSTRIPVKSPQDSRQAEQEQINQEEQLSLEKARLEVHRFGITGYRKEQQRVFEQDRAIMLGARPPKKEYVNYKVLQEQIKDKKQKQSEALQPDKKKKKKSNQRDKKKQPASGSGSGQVGQFKNGMLILSSKEIQKIKGKR